A genomic stretch from Peromyscus eremicus chromosome 6, PerEre_H2_v1, whole genome shotgun sequence includes:
- the Prpf38b gene encoding pre-mRNA-splicing factor 38B, which produces MANNSPALTGNSQPQHQAAAAVAQQQQQCGGGGGGGGVTRPAVSGKQGNVLPLWGNEKTMNLNPMILTNILSSPYFKVQLYELKTYHAVVDEIFFKVTHVEPWEKGSRKTAGQTGMCGGVRGVGTGGIVSTAFCLLYKLFTLKLTRKQVMGLITHTDSTYIRALGFMYIRYTQPPTDLWDWFEPFLDDEEDLDVKAGGGCVMTIGEMLRSFLTKLEWFSTLFPRIPVPVQKNIDQQIKTRPRKIKKDGKEGVEELDRHVERRRSRSPRRSLSPRRSPRRSRSRSHHREGHGSSFDRELEREKERQRLEREAKEREKERRRSRSIDRGLERRHSRSRERHRTRSRSRDRKGDRRDRDREREKENERGRRRDREYDKERGSDRERDRERSRERSKEQRSRGEGEEKKHKEDKEDRRHRDNKKDSKKKHSRSRSRERKHRSRSRNAGKRSRSRSKDKSSKHKNESKEKSNKRSRSGSQGRTGSVEKLRKREHSPSKEKSRKRSRSQDRSHKREHGDGKDQSDRQDHQRSQSGEPESQEKEHKNKDEAV; this is translated from the exons ATGGCTAACAACAGCCCCGCGCTGACAGGCAACTCGCAGCCGCAGCACCAGGCGGCCGCGGCCgtggcccagcagcagcagcagtgtggcggcggcggcggcggcggcggcgtcaCCAGGCCGGCGGTGTCGGGCAAGCAGGGCAACGTGCTGCCGCTGTGGGGCAACGAGAAGACCATGAACCTCAACCCCATGATCCTTACCAACATCCTGTCGTCGCCTTACTTCAAAGTGCAGCTTTACGAGCTCAAGACCTACCACGCGGTGGTGGACGAGATCTTCTTTAAG GTCACACATGTTGAGCCGTGggagaaaggaagcaggaaaacagCTGGCCAGACGGGGATGTGCGGAGGG GTTCGAGGTGTTGGAACAGGAGGCATTGTTTCTACAGCTTTTTGCCTGTTATACAAATTATTTACTCTGAAGTTAACTCGAAAACAAGTGATGGGTCTCATAACACATACAGACTCTACATATATCAGAGCCCTTGGATTTATGTATATAAG GTATACACAACCCCCTACAGACCTGTGGGACTGGTTTGAGCCCTTCCTTGATGATGAGGAG GACCTAGATGTGAAAGCTGGCGGAGGCTGTGTAATGACCATTGGAGAGATGCTTCGCTCCTTTCTCACAAAACTGGAGTGGTTTTCCACTTTGTTTCCGAGAATTCCAGTTCCAGTTCAGAAGAATATTGATCAGCAGATTAAAACTCGacctagaaaaataaagaaagatggCAAGGAAGGCGTTGAAGAACTAGACCGGCATGTTGAGCGAAGGCGGTCCAG gTCTCCAAGGAGATCACTGAGTCCACGGAGGTCTCCAAGAAGATCAAGAAGTAGAAGTCATCACCGGGAGGGCCATGGATCTTCTTTCGACAGagaattagagagagagaaagaacgcCAGCGACTAGAGCGGgaagccaaagagagagagaaggaaaggcgAAGATCGCGAAGTATCGACCGAGGGTTAGAACGCAGGCACAGCCGCAGCAGGGAAAGGCACAGAACTCGCAGTCGGAGTCGTGATAGGAAAGGGGATAGAAGAGACAGGGAtcgggaaagagagaaagaaaatgagcgAGGTCGGAGGCGAGATCGAGAGTATGATAAGGAGAGAGGCAGTGATCGagaaagggacagggagaggtCAAGAGAGCGGTCCAAGGAGCAGAGGagtaggggggagggggaggagaagaagcaCAAAGAAGACAAGGAGGACAGGCGACACCGAGACAACAAGAAGGATTCCAAGAAGAAACACAGCCGAAGTCGAAGCAgggagaggaaacacagaagcagaagcagaaatgcAGGGAAGCGGAGCAGGAGTAGGAGCAAAGACAAGTCGAGCAAGCATAAAAACGAAAGCAAAGAGAAGTCCAACAAGAGAAGTAGAAGTGGTAGTCAGGGAAGAACTGGCAGTGTGGAAAAGCTGAGAAAACGAGAACACAGCCCGAGCAAAGAGAAGTCTAGAAAGCGCAGCAGAAGCCAAGACCGCTCCCACAAGAGAGAGCATGGGGATGGCAAGGACCAGTCAGACAGACAGGATCACCAGAGGAGCCAGAGTGGAGAGCCAGAGAGccaagagaaagaacataaaaacaAAGATGAGGCTGTGTGA